The Populus alba chromosome 6, ASM523922v2, whole genome shotgun sequence genomic interval aaaacaattaaaggtaTTAGCTTTTTAACTGTGGATCgcatacaatattaaaagaagaaattgaaaaaaaaaaactaatgagaaaaaataaatctgaatcaATTGGGTGAACtcgtcaaatcaagttaacccatcaaaactgtgatttgtgtcatgaaagtgtgataactaaatagaaaaaagatttaatattaatgaactaaatttaaagaaaaagattaattgaaaaggaaaaggcaaagagaaaaaaacctacaggaagaaaaaaaactaatgaagaaaaaagaaaaaaaaataaatcaactaggTTAAACCATCAAACATGGGTTCTATGTCATGAAAGCTTGataattaaacagaaaaaatataatattaagaaactatagacaaaaaaaaaacaaactaaaagcaTAAACTTtttcactgtggattgcacCGTGCAGTTCACAGTTAAAAggcttaaaaaggaaaagaaaagggggggaTGACATACATTAcaggttactttttttttcttgcataaaaaatatataaaaaaaggctaAGATTGAAGAGTGTTAGGTCTTTCTAtaaagatatacccaaaagcCTTGAGTCTAGCTGCAACGCTTGAcccaagaataatatttataatattaacaataatattaaacttacatgatttaagtttaagtgagtctggctGTAATACTGGATCCAAGAGCATTGGATGTGAGTTTGGCTATAAAGTTGTGTCAATTTTATCtctgaaaagataaacaaaatgtaaatagaAGATAAAAAGAATGCTCTAAtactaagataaaaaaaaagaaaagataaaacaagatgaataaaaattaaataaaagataaacaagtACATGGTATTAGTATACCTTATAATGATTGATCTTAAGATATGTTCTTGTGttactaaattttaaaacataatataaaaacatagagcatataaatttttaatgtgaaTAAAAAGGTAAGTTTAATAGTGATGATcctctatcaaatataaaatatacttaAATTTGTAGAAATTTAAACAGAATTTAAATAGGAGATTCAATGGCACAACTATATGTAAACATGAAATTTTATacagttaataaaaaaaatacatccttTTTTTAAAGGGACACAATTATATTTCAGATGAcacaactttattttaaatggatttttaacaggcaaaacttttgatttaagaGTTTTTAACTTGCATAAATTTCCATTCACTCTAACAAGCACTtggatgtattatttttttaacacaattgTATACAGGAAATCGTGAATgtgtatagtattttttttatttgagaataaaACTATCCTTTGATTAACTTATGTATTAATCAAGATTAAGTCCcttcttgaataattttaagTACACACATCTTATAGCTGAGAGGGAGAGATAAATATTACATATGtatcaataattgtttttcatatgaatttttatgtACAATGTCAGCCTTTTctattcaaaaacatttattgttttaataataggataatgccttttgttttcttaaaaaaaaaatatttactccaTCACTTTCCTATgcgtgtctatttttattattgtgtaattaaataaaaaatattaaaaaaataaaattgttaaattcaATCAGATCACATGTTTTACGagttaattcatatttatctaaaatattattatctaaatatttaaaaaacaatgttagaatattgttgatttaataattttttaagttaaattgaatttcaaattaatcaGATCACACTTTAATTCACTTAATCAAATGGTTTACATAAAGATCAACTTCAACCGTATTTAGTTTAAAACATTGGCCATAGAAGGGCATAACTCAAAAATCTTCcgttttaattgaaattgattaaaatattaacaacatttttttatccctgtcttttaatttttatattgtatcttttttgtagtttttctttcttctctttggtAATAATTCTAGTGGTGCCATGTGGCTTCTTCGCACAAGGccgaaacaaaaacaaaggacaAAAATCAGCACCATTTTCAAGCCTAAATAATgaccaaaatagaaaaacaaatgcgTGTTTTTGTTCCAGCTTCCAGCTGGGCAGCCTCTTTCTCTCTGTTCCCCACAACTCCAGTCAACACATAATACTCTTCTTTTACACTCTTTTGACCGTCCACTCTTTTACTTGACTCCTCCTCCCTTCTccactcttcttctctctctctctctctctctatatatatatatataggctccTTCCCCCCTATCCAATGACCTAAGAAATTAACCAGAAAGAAACACCAACACAATTGCTAGCGCTAGCTGTTCTTGCAAGCTGATCAAACTTGAAATAATATGGGAAACTACACTTCTTGCTGTTCTGTTGGTACCCTCTCAAGAAAACCTAAGGCTGCAAAACTTATAAATTCTCAGGGAAACTTAAGGCAAGTAACTCTCCCAGTAAAAGCTGCAGAGCTCATGCTTGAAGAACCTGGCCATGTCATCGCTCCAGTAGATGAGCTGAAGCAAAGGAGTCGTACAATAGCCATGCGAGCTGACGATGAGCTTCTGCCTGGAAAGGTATACCTGTCAGTTCCTTTAGGCAAGGTAAACTGTAAAATTTCTGCATCGGAGTTGGAAATCATTGAGTCTACCATAGCTGCTTGTGCGAAAAGGTCGAGCAAGAAGAGAAGTGGTGCTAAGGTTTTGCCTGATATGGCCGTGGACTTGAGGGAGGAGAAGGGATCAGAGAGTGGGGTTAAGGTCTTGGAAGGAAATGATACGAGCTCTACCAGTTACCGGTTAGTGAATTACAGGCAGTGGA includes:
- the LOC118048155 gene encoding uncharacterized protein, whose protein sequence is MGNYTSCCSVGTLSRKPKAAKLINSQGNLRQVTLPVKAAELMLEEPGHVIAPVDELKQRSRTIAMRADDELLPGKVYLSVPLGKVNCKISASELEIIESTIAACAKRSSKKRSGAKVLPDMAVDLREEKGSESGVKVLEGNDTSSTSYRLVNYRQWTLALEPILEEF